A region from the Etheostoma spectabile isolate EspeVRDwgs_2016 chromosome 9, UIUC_Espe_1.0, whole genome shotgun sequence genome encodes:
- the rab6ba gene encoding RAB6B, member RAS oncogene family a isoform X3, translating into MYDSFDNTYQATIGIDFLSKTMYLEDRTVRLQLWDTAGQERFRSLIPSYIRDSTVAVVVYDITNVNSFQQTCKWIEDVRTERGSDVIIMLVGNKTDLADKRQITIEEGEQRAKELSVMFIETSAKTGYNVKQLFRRVAAALPGMESMQETSKEGMIDIKLDKQQEPQTTEGGCSC; encoded by the exons ATGTATGACAGCTTTGACAACACATATCAG GCCACAATTGGAATTGACTTCCTGTCGAAAACCATGTACTTGGAAGATCGAACG GTGAGGTTGCAGCTCTGGGACACAGCGGGACAAGAGCGCTTCAGGAGCCTCATTCCCAGTTATATACGGGACTCCACCGTGGCTGTGGTGGTCTACGACATTACAA ATGTTAATTCCTTCCAGCAGACTTGTAAATGGATTGAGGATGTGAGAAcggagagaggaagtgatgtcATCATTATGCTTGTCGGCAATAAGACAGATCTGGCCGACAAGAG GCAAATTACAATCGAAGAAGGTGAACAGAGGGCTAAAGAGCTGAGCGTCATGTTCATAGAGACCAGCGCCAAGACGGGTTACAACGTCAAACAG ctGTTTCGACGTGTGGCAGCTGCTCTTCCTGGAATGGAAAGTATGCAAGAAACGAGCAAAGAAGGGA TGATCGACATCAAGTTGGACAAACAGCAGGAGCCCCAGACCACCGAGGGCGGCTGTTCCTGTTAA